The Myripristis murdjan chromosome 4, fMyrMur1.1, whole genome shotgun sequence region GACGAGATAAAGTGATTTGttaaggtggagattttttttgtattgttcaGGGAAGTGTTCCTCCCTCTACTGAGCAGATTAGACCACATTTGAACTGAGCATTTTGTCCAGCATAAATCTAATATCACCAAAGTAGTTTTTAATAACTTGATAAATTTCATCCAGGCATCatccatgacattttttaatgtattttaaatatgcTGGCCTGGCCCCAGGGTCACAAATTATGCTCTACACAAAGCGGACAGTGTCCACAGCCAAATGCAGCCAAAAACAGACAGCACCTTTGCTGACGACATGCAAAGCTAAGGCTCTCAGGTCAATTTCCCTATACAAATTGCATGTAGGTAATTCTGCCAGGTGGCAGGAGGGGATCATGTATTTGGTCATGTGTATTCATCTGTGTAATCGTCCATGTATCAGTCTGCAGCTAATATTGCATAATACTGGGTCTGTCAGCAGaatatttttgtgcaattttgactgtatgatcaaggacctctcatggttgattaaaaacattttatacagcaaatcagtgtttttcaagTCCAAGCACCAGAGATGGGCTGATGGAGATCTGCACTGCACTGAATGCACTCTGCTAGTCAAAGGACTGTTTTTGAGAAGAACCTGGCATGTACATAGCCTCTGAAAAGCTGCAAGTGTGTTGGACAAGAGGTGTGAGGTGTCTGTTGCGGGGTAGGTGCGGTGAGGGTGAGGGGACTCACAGGAGCAGAGAGTGATTTGGGAAGGTAAAGGAGCCATGGGAGATGCGGTCCACAAAGTTCAGCGGGATCCTCTGGAGCTGGTCACACTTGAACATCACAAAGTCGTACTTGCAGACGAGGAGAGAGTTGTCTGTGATGAGCACAATACGCTCCTTCTCATTGTTCCAGTGATCCACTCTGAAACGGGAACAGCCAGAGAATGAATGAGACATACAGTGAGAGCATTTCAATTATAATTAGATAACCACTGCCCATATTATTTACCACTCTCTATATTTTCAATGCAAAAGCCTTTCAAACAATCAACATTTATGGGTTTATTGAGTTCCCTGCCAAGGTTGCTTATGTTTTAGACAATACTGTActcaaaaaaatattgtcatgtgtgaataaaacagcacagggctcaTCTGCTCAGAGGCTGGCTGTTGATACCCATAATTTCAGCATGTGGTACAGTATGAACTATTAATAAAAGATTATCCAAGTTGCAATATCTAAATCACAGAAGCTGTAATTAtctgataaaggtaaaatgtgtgaaagcATTATACGGTAAATGAAGCACTGTGGTACAGActtctgcaaaacacacatcattttaatattttttcagtgaaaatgaaaattatgatgcaaaaattagcattcccactaaaatcacaactaatattacaataaaaaactGTCCAaacacttgcatttttttttttttttttttttacaccatagTGTTCAGTCATTGTGGGCAGGTGGTACCTGTCCTGTGACTGGAAAGTCAAATTCAATCCCTATGACAACCAATGTCCATCCTTGTGGAAGTATCCCTGAAAGAGAGACTTGTGCTTCAGAGGTGACAAAAACCTGTCTCTGCACTCTGACTCATATTGTGATTGGCATGTTTACATgtagaaaaatgccttttttgtgtttgtatgcaggtagtgcgtgtgtctgtgagtACACTTCAGGAGATTATTTTAagttaatacaaaaaaatgtgtatagCCTAGTTGCTCAATTATGTACTACACAAGCTTCACGATTTCACAAAATGCCTTTGGCAAAGATCATACAATATGCATGCAAGCATCTCTAAGTCCCTAACTTTGTTTTACAAACCAAAGAGATAAAATTAacttaaattaacaaaaaacactttccaAATCGCAACTAACCAAAGGAGCCTTCCTTTCTATCCTTAAAGCCAACACCTAAATGCCTGTCCACAAAATGTTCACCTTATCAGATAAAGTCAAAATATGATCTCCTCAGACGTCTACAGGTAATCTAtgcatctctgtctgtcaccaCAGTGCTCGTAACTGTCTAATGGTGGCACGTAGCTTCTTAGAGTGGCTCTGCTTTACAGCCCGGTGAGCTGAGTGCACGTGGCCGACTCCAAATGAGACGCTCTTCATCGCTGCTGGCAGCCCCATGCTAACAAGTCAGTTCACTGAGCAGCCAGGGCAACATATGAAAGGTGTGGATGAAGAAACTGAATTACCTCCGAATGCACTAATGAAATGAGTTAACCTTGACTGGGCACTGGGGTCATGTTTACAGAGGTGTTACAAGGCTCCAGCTTCTGACCCGGGGCAGTCTAACATGCCACTGGGACTCAAGCTTGATAAAGCAGCACAGCGAAACTCATGAGAAAGACACTGAGGCTTGTAGTTTTCCATTTCCGCAAGACCTGCTGCAAACCTGCTGGACAGAGAAGGCTAAGGTCAGCTGCTTAAGGAAACTGGGTCAACTTTCATTAAGTTtcaataaaacatcaataaCCTTCCCATTCAGTTTATTTCTTAAATAATGCTAAATAAATGCTAATGCACTATTACTGCAAACATGGACACCAAAGGACAAATATCACTGAATgatttacagaaatattactgtttattgtatttttaatgcaGATGAAGTGAGCTCATCTACTAAATATCTTATCCTCCAAAAGCAAGCTACCATGTTCAGCAAAGAAAGCTTTGAGGAATTTCTCATCCAGTTGACTTGTACGACATTACTCACTCGTCTCCCTCAGGGAAATTCAGCAGTGTCACAGAATTTCCATATAATGCACTCTTTTTGTTGCAAAAACCCAGCCCTAGCTTCTGTAACCACAATAACTGTGGGCCCAATGTAGGACAAATGTTAACGTGTGTTGAACAGAGCTGCATAAATGggatgtattatttattatcacaTGGCCAGCCTTTTAAATGTTTCCTGAAAGCTTGTGCAGGAGTGATATAACCTGACATCTGCAAGTACACTTGGTAAATGTCTTCCAGTCActtcattttgctttgtgttcagttcagttatATCATTTCCTCTGCCTCGACTGCTTTAACTGAACATCAGGCCCAGACTGATATGGTTGCTTTGGGTTTGATGAGGGCATTGATGTTTGGGTTAAGGGTTAATTCAAGAGGATTTTTCATGAACTTAGCTGTCCGCCTGAAATTATTTGACAAAATACTCCTCATGTCTGTCTCATTGCCTTACTTCTATAAATCATTACAGCTGAGATTGTTTTGTCCTAAAATAGTAAATATCTTGCAAACTAGAGTTCCATGGTTACACAGACATTTCCTGCAGTAACTTTGTTGCTTTGATATCCTACGTCTCTTCAATTTGGCCAAATATGTTGCCAAATGTGTTGATTCATTATGTGCCTGAATTTAATGACTCCATCATAAGGAACTGCCCTTTGATCAGAAActcccccctcaaaaaaaaaggcttttgctGATCATTACATGAGTAGAGAGTGACAAAATTCCTATTCCCCTCCTCCCAGTCAAACAAATGCCACATACAAGAAGCACTCTGAAAAAGTGGACTTCAGACAGGATATACTTCTGAAGGAGTGGAAAATCAAAGCAACGGCTAATTGTGAGGCTTGttcccagtaaaaaaaaatacatatcctTCAACTCCATGGCGAATAAAAGAGACTATAACTAAAGGCAGCAAGTGGCTGTTGCAACTTGTAGTCATGCACATGTTAGAAACATGACAGATGAATAACTCATGACGCTGTCACTCACTCTGCATTTGCAGTTACATGCTGCACACACTGGGGCTGAATGACATGATGAAAGACTCACACTGCAATATATTGTGATGGTGATGTGGTTCATAATGCTTGTCTAATGCATCATAGTTTTCATTCTCActaaaaaatgtctaaaatgatgatgtggagttttttttttttttttgctgcatattATTGAAACGACACAAGTTTTCTTAcgtctctgtagcaccacaataccTCATTTATGATAGTCAAGTGTAAAGcattttttacctttatcaaaaaaatgcagctcctgtgaCTTGGTTATAGCACCTGGTCATATTGCAgtttcaataatattttgaataattGCCCTACTGCacactgatatgaaaattaagCAGTGTATGGATCATGCCGTCATGAACTCACTCTGCCATGAGCCAAAGACTGCAGATGCTGCCATCTATCTCTTCATCCACCAGAGCTTTAATGTCTTCAATGGCCTGATTGAGTGTGCcaggctggggaaaaaaaaacagagacacgAGTGTCACCATCTCATTTTCCATTGTCACAATCACAGCACATAAACAGCAAGCCTTAGGTGTGATCTTTCAGGTAGATGCAGCTGAGAAACAATGCTCGAGCAAAAGCTcaaagctgctgtgtgtctaacaaaataacaataaacaaaaaaaggccTGGTTTACTAAAACAAGTACAAATGAAAAAGCTGCATCTGCACCTTCCATGCATAAATCCAGGGGTAACTTGCTTATTTGAAAATACAACAGCAAGCTTCGGTACATAATATTAAACACACCCCACACTTATTGTCATCAACCAAAGCCTTGCCTGTTACAGACAAAATAATttagacttttatttttataacaaGCTGTTCTAAACCTATACAGCATTTTAACCTTTTGATACCCAGTTCAAGAATTCAAAGGGGGCGAGGGTGGGGGCTCATACCAGGGGGTCCTGACAGTCTTACTGAAACTTGAGCCTGGCTGCTGAGCTGGCTTGGCAGTATGGGATGTTTGACAAAGTTCCCATTGCTGATCTCCAAACATGCATGTAGGTCTAGAGTAAATAGGCGGTGGCATATCTGGCTGACAAATTGATATTAAATCTATTACTTGCTTTTCGGTTAACAATTTCATTGGCTTGGCAGCTGCAGTGCTCTGATTTGTTTTACTGTGGGCATGGCATGGCTATGATAAGAGTTATTAACTGCAGCAGTCCTACTGTTGTAACAAGCCTACATTAGGGATGCAACTGACTGAATTTCACACACAGGCTTGGCAAAGTGAGTTTTTatcttattatcattattatttacacaAAGACACTATAGCAGCTTGGGTGTCCTGTTGTCAAGTGACAATGTGGAGGTTTTTACCCGCAGGACGAAGAACCTCCTGAGCTTGAACTGGTCCAGCACTGACACCCCGCTGCTGTCCTGGGGCGGGGCGCTGGGTGGTGGAGCGGGGCCGGAAGGCAGGGGCTCCTCCTGGGCCTTGGAGGGGCTCTGTTGATGCTCCTGCTCCACGGGGAGCACTCCCACCTCAGCCTCAATCATGGTGctgcaacacaaaaatcaaagcaaaatcGAAACCATGAGGTGAACGACACCTTCTGACACATTTTGAGGGGTAAACCAGCCAAGTAAAGCCAGCGTTAAAGTGAAATGCTACGTCGAAAAGCTTTAGGCCTACGTATTTTAATAAGGAACTTCAACTTCCCCACTGTCGACACTTCTCTCTTTGCATGTGTCGCGTTTTCTCGTTTCCACACCGGAAAGCGACACCCGAATCAAAATACTGTGCTGCAGGTGAGCATTTCGCTTGACTTTGACGCCTCTAGTTAAG contains the following coding sequences:
- the tprg1 gene encoding tumor protein p63-regulated gene 1 protein, which produces MIEAEVGVLPVEQEHQQSPSKAQEEPLPSGPAPPPSAPPQDSSGVSVLDQFKLRRFFVLRPGTLNQAIEDIKALVDEEIDGSICSLWLMAEVDHWNNEKERIVLITDNSLLVCKYDFVMFKCDQLQRIPLNFVDRISHGSFTFPNHSLLLREGEGMRVFWDRQRDPSFTSRWNPFSTDYPFITFTYHPVRNANDKFAALCEIHNFRDQLQAAAQKAHAAKPVPGKANGVLVLNQPIHIEAYVGIMSFIGNQNKLGYCMARGNIGF